In one window of Mytilus trossulus isolate FHL-02 chromosome 7, PNRI_Mtr1.1.1.hap1, whole genome shotgun sequence DNA:
- the LOC134725296 gene encoding uncharacterized protein LOC134725296, whose amino-acid sequence MSDKANVASLDNNAIYHEVSPNIILLLRFFNFLTFIMAVISFILCIVQGDGNETYYLLACNTVISCLVGIVVNWWYRSGDLGPEKFWYIFIVGAVIMFQCITTDIFVFHVLNEDSKNINPPSSVNRTTIFPAISVRPASTVKTFIDFADMH is encoded by the exons ATGTCGGATAAAGCTAATGTAGCTTCGTTAGATAACAATGCTATATATCATGAAGTCTCGCCAAATATT ATTTTGCTTCTTCGATTCTTCAATTTCCTGACGTTTATAATGGCCGTG ATCTCATTCATCCTTTGTATAGTGCAGGGAGATGGGAACGAGACTTATTATTTATTAGCTTGTAATACTGTTA TCAGCTGTCTTGTTGGAATTGTTGTG AACTGGTGGTACAGAAGTGGAGATCTA GGTCCAGAAAAGTTTTGGTACATCTTTATAGTAGGAGCAGTAATAATGTTCCAGTGTATTACAACAgatatttttgtgtttcatGTTCTGAACGAGGATAGCAAGAATATAAATCCTCCTTCCAGTGTAAACAGAACAACAATTTTTCCTGCAATTTCTGTCCGACCAGCCTCTACTGTAAAAACTTTCATTGATTTTGCTGACATGCATTGA